The Primulina huaijiensis isolate GDHJ02 chromosome 9, ASM1229523v2, whole genome shotgun sequence genomic interval GCACCGATGAACAGCAGAACGAATGGTTGTCATTGGCCTATAAGATGAAAATAATTGGTTGCTACGCACAGACAGAACTTGGTCATGGCTCCAATGTGCAAGGTCTTGAAACCATGGCCACATTTGACCGTCAAACAGATGGATTTGTAATTCATAGTCCCACATTGACATCAAGCAAATTAACATTTTTTGACCAGATCTAAGTGTTTTCTCTCTCTTAATCTGTAATTGGTGGACATTGTTTGTTCGGATGTTTGTGATATTGTAGTGCTTGTATTTTTTGCTTTTGAAATCTCTACATGCAGTCAATGTTACAGTGTTTTGTATTCTCTTTTAAGTCATTAAATTTCTGCAATCACATCTTCGTTTATTGTTTATATTCTTATAGTGGTGGCCTGGTGGACTGGGTAAAGTTTCAACTCATGCTGTTGTTTATGCTCGGCTCATCACTGATGGTGGAGACCATGGGGTGCACAGTGAGTACATGATACCCCATGTGTGGGTGTATATTATGTTTTCTTCCTTCATAATGTTGCATACTAACTCATATGTTATAGGATTTATCGTCCAACTACGGAACTTGGAAGACCATACACCTCTTCCAGGAATAACTGTTGGAGATATTGGCATGAAGTTTGGTAATGGAGCATACAACACCATGGACAACATTGTATTGATATTTGAGCATCTTTGCATTCCGGGAAATCAAATGTTGATGTGGTAGAACACCTTCCTTTTGCAACTTCGTTATTCATAAAATGCTGTGAAATCTATTTATCTGGTCAGACTGGTTTAATTCTGTTATGAATTTTCTACATGAGCAACGGTCAAGTGATGCCGATAGTCACGTAAAATGAGAAATTCTTTCAGCAGGTGGAAGCGTAGTGCATGTCAGgtttttattttgacattatttGTTAAGGGGATTCTGGTAAAATGCCTGATGCCATGATTAAAGCGATAAATTCAGCGTGAAAATAAAGTAGAAAATTCTCAACTTTTGGGAAATATAATTATGATTGTTAGTGTTTCGACGCTGGTCTCGTTATATGTTTTGTCTCAGATATCTAATGGTACTTTTATATCTTAATATCATGCACTCTCTTACCACGATTCAAGAAAGAACAATATGTGCAGGTTTGGCTAGTCACGTATGTTGTTAGAATTCCTTTGTTATCTGGATGGATCAAAATTTGATCGAGTCATAAATGTGTGTCTATCTTTTAGAGAATAGAGTCTGGATGGCATAAGGTTTGGATCAACCTCACTGTATTCAACTCTCCTCTTTTTGACATGCATT includes:
- the LOC140983782 gene encoding putative peroxisomal acyl-coenzyme A oxidase 1.2 yields the protein MDEPAYTDLHWGMFVPAIKGQGTDEQQNEWLSLAYKMKIIGCYAQTELGHGSNVQGLETMATFDRQTDGFVIHSPTLTSSKWWPGGLGKVSTHAVVYARLITDGGDHGVHRFIVQLRNLEDHTPLPGITVGDIGMKFGNGAYNTMDNIVLIFEHLCIPGNQMLMWVSQVTREAKYKQSDVPR